From Vitis vinifera cultivar Pinot Noir 40024 chromosome 14, ASM3070453v1, a single genomic window includes:
- the LOC100252638 gene encoding oleosin H1-like, whose product MADRPQPHQLQVHPQHLYNAGIKTLLPQKGPSTSQVLAVIALLPLAGFLLLLAGLTFAGSALGLAVITPLFLIFSPVLVPATIAIGLAVVSFVTSGAFGVTGLSSLSFAVNSFRQAAAPLPGYLRSAMDKLGEKTKGLGQGIQKQAHEGGPIRKLGY is encoded by the coding sequence ATGGCCGACCGCCCCCAACCCCATCAGCTTCAGGTTCACCCACAACACCTTTACAATGCTGGTATCAAGACCCTCCTTCCCCAGAAAGGCCCATCAACCTCCCAGGTTCTAGCGGTCATAGCCCTCCTCCCCCTCGCCGGTTTTCTGCTGCTTCTCGCCGGCCTCACTTTCGCCGGCAGCGCACTAGGCCTCGCTGTAATCACCCCTCTGTTCCTGATCTTCAGCCCTGTTTTAGTCCCTGCTACCATAGCCATCGGGCTTGCCGTTGTCTCCTTTGTTACGTCGGGAGCTTTTGGAGTGACGGGACTGTCGTCGCTGTCATTTGCAGTGAACTCTTTCCGACAAGCTGCCGCTCCGCTGCCTGGGTACTTGCGGAGTGCGATGGATAAATTGGGGGAGAAGACCAAGGGTTTGGGGCAGGGGATCCAGAAGCAAGCCCATGAAGGCGGGCCCATTAGAAAACTCGGCTACTAA
- the LOC100255962 gene encoding oleosin H2 yields MQTTCHHLRQHLSPLFLSPSSLYLPLLHRSPSPNPFLSVSVQIIMAERDEQKGPSASKILAVIALLPLGGTLLLLSGLTFVGSMVGLAVATPLFLLFSPVLVPAAIGIGLAVTGFLSSGALGVTALSSLSWFLNYLRQLAAGMPDYFQRVTDKLGRETKEMGQELQSQAHEGWGKPTKRIQIGL; encoded by the coding sequence ATGCAGACCACCTGTCACCACCTTCGCCAACACCTGTCACCGCTTTTCCTGTCACCCTCCTCTTTATATCTCCCACTACTCCACCGCTCTCCCTCGCCAAACCCATTTCTCTCCGTTTCTGTACAAATCATCATGGCTGAACGTGATGAGCAGAAAGGCCCATCAGCCTCCAAAATCCTAGCTGTCATAGCCCTCCTCCCTCTAGGAGGCACCCTGCTGCTTCTATCCGGCCTGACATTCGTGGGGTCAATGGTCGGCCTCGCCGTCGCCACCCCACTCTTCCTCCTCTTCAGTCCCGTTCTGGTTCCAGCGGCAATAGGGATCGGCCTCGCCGTCACCGGATTTCTCTCGTCTGGAGCTTTAGGAGTAACAGCCCTCTCGTCGCTGTCGTGGTTCCTTAACTATCTCCGGCAATTGGCGGCTGGGATGCCGGATTATTTTCAGAGGGTGACTGACAAACTGGGCCGAGAAACGAAGGAAATGGGCCAGGAGTTGCAGAGTCAGGCCCATGAAGGCTGGGGCAAGCCGACAAAACGAATACAAATTGGGCTATGA